A stretch of the Mustela nigripes isolate SB6536 chromosome X, MUSNIG.SB6536, whole genome shotgun sequence genome encodes the following:
- the LOC132006820 gene encoding adenosine 5'-monophosphoramidase HINT1-like, which translates to MADEIAKAQAARPGGDTIFGKIIRKEIPAKIIFEDDQCLAFHDISPQAPTHFLVIAKKHISQISVAEDDDESLLGHLMIVGKKCAADLGLKKGYRMVVNEGSDGGQSVYHVHLHVLGGWQMN; encoded by the coding sequence ATGGCAGATGAGATCGCCAAGGCTCAGGCCGCGCGGCCTGGTGGCGACACAATCTTCGGGAAGATCATTCGCAAGGAAATCCCAGCCAAAATCATTTTTGAGGATGACCAGTGTCTTGCTTTCCATGACATTTCCCCTCAAGCACCAACTCATTTTCTGGTGATAGCCAAGAAACATATATCCCAGATTTCTGTAGCAGAAGATGATGATGAAAGTCTTCTTGGACATTTAATGATTGTTGGCAAGAAATGTGCTGCTGATTTGGGCCTGAAGAAGGGTTATCGAATGGTGGTGAATGAAGGTTCAGATGGGGGACAGTCTGTCTATCATGTTCATCTCCATGTTCTTGGAGGTTGGCAGATGAATTGA